The following are encoded in a window of Bos indicus isolate NIAB-ARS_2022 breed Sahiwal x Tharparkar chromosome 7, NIAB-ARS_B.indTharparkar_mat_pri_1.0, whole genome shotgun sequence genomic DNA:
- the LOC139176042 gene encoding LOW QUALITY PROTEIN: olfactory receptor 2AK2-like (The sequence of the model RefSeq protein was modified relative to this genomic sequence to represent the inferred CDS: substituted 1 base at 1 genomic stop codon), which yields MEFSDMVCFYIFIXVMKTGNQSVKTDFILLGLFQYGPMDTILFAVIAILFSVALMGNIILILLIQLDTRLHTPMYFLLSQLSFIDMMYISTTVPKMATNFLSNSKTITFLGCEIQAFVFLVLGGTEALLLGFMSYDRYVAICHPLRYPVLMSKKICWFMITCAWTSCSINSLIHTLYAFQLPFCRSRLINHFFCEIPSMLPLVCQDTSQYEHTILLSGLIILLLPFMAILASYACVLTVVFQMSSGKGQTKAISTCSSHLTVASLFYVTTLSTYTRPHSLHSLEEDKIVAVFYTIITPLLNPFIYSLRNKEVIRALRRVCVQKI from the coding sequence ATGGAATTCTCAGATATggtctgcttttatatttttatttaagtcatgaaaacaggaaatcaaaGTGTCAAAACAGATTTTATACTTCttggtcttttccaatatggccCAATGGACACCATTCTCTTTGCTGTCATTGCAATCCTGTTTTCTGTCGCTCTGATGGGGAATATCATACTGATTCTTCTCATTCAATTGGACACCAGACTCCACACTCCAATGTACTTCCTACTCAGTCAACTCTCTTTCATTGACATGATGTACATCTCTACCACTGTGCCCAAAATGGCAACTAACTTTCTGTCCAATAGTAAGACCATTACATTTTTAGGTTGCGAGATTCAAGCATTTGTGTTCTTGGTCCTTGGTGGAACTGAAGCTCTTCTTCTTGGTTTCATGTCTTATGATCGCTATGTAGCCATCTGTCACCCTTTACGTTACCCTGTACTCATGAGCAAGAAGATCTGTTGGTTCATGATCACATGTGCATGGACCAGTTGTTCCATCAACTCTTTAATACATACACTGTATGCATTTCAACTCCCCTTCTGTAGATCTCGACTTATTAatcactttttctgtgaaattccatccatgttgccattAGTGTGTCAGGACACTTCTCAGTATGAACACACAATACTCCTGAGTGGACTTATTATTCTGTTGTTACCTTTCATGGCCATTTTAGCTTCCTATGCCTGTGTACTTACTGTGGTATTCCAGATGAGTTCAGGAAAAGGGCAGACAAAAGCTATCTCCACTTGTTCCTCTCACCTGACTGTGGCAAGCCTGTTCTATGTAACCACTCTCTCTACCTATACAAGGCCACACTCCTTGcattccctggaagaggacaagATCGTAGCTGTGTTTTATACCATTATTACACCTCTTCTGAACCCATTTATCTATAGCCTGAGGAATAAAGAAGTTATAAGGGCCTTGAGGAGAGTATGTGTGCAAAAAATATGA